The Brassica oleracea var. oleracea cultivar TO1000 chromosome C6, BOL, whole genome shotgun sequence genome includes a region encoding these proteins:
- the LOC106296754 gene encoding SKP1-like protein 1A translates to MSTKKIVLKSSDNESFEVDEAVARESQTLAHMVEDDCTDNGIPLPNVTGKILAKVIEYCKKHVDAAAAKTEAAADGGASSDDDLKAWDAEFMKIDQATLFELILAANYLNIKNLLDLTCQTVADMIKGKTPDEIRTTFNIKNDFSPEEEEEVRRENQWAFE, encoded by the exons ATGTCGACGAAGAAGATTGTGTTGAAGAGCTCCGACAACGAGTCTTTCGAGGTTGACGAGGCCGTGGCTCGCGAGTCTCAGACCCTGGCTCACATGGTCGAAGACGACTGCACCGACAACGGCATCCCTCTTCCCAACGTCACCGGCAAGATCCTCGCCAAGGTGATCGAGTACTGCAAGAAGCACGTCGACGCCGCTGCTGCCAAGACCGAGGCGGCCGCCGATGGTGGCGCTTCCTCCGACGATGACCTCAAGGCTTGGGATGCCGAGTTCATGAAGATCGATCAGGCTACCCTCTTTGAACTCATCCTG GCTGCTAACTATCTGAACATCAAGAACCTTCTCGACCTCACGTGCCAGACGGTGGCTGATATGATCAAAGGCAAGACTCCAGATGAGATTCGCACGACCTTCAACATCAAGAACGACTTCTCGCCTGAGGAGGAAGAGGAGGTGCGCAGGGAGAACCAATGGGCTTTTGAATGA
- the LOC106299527 gene encoding F-box/kelch-repeat protein At2g22050-like, translating into MSDEPPKKHSTHHPPPPPSLSSLPQEIVLRCLAFVPRSYRLSLSWVSKELRSLLRSPELNGLRPDKNSLYVCFQNKHNDPTTVHWFTLRPKEETTTTEYVLVPNPTPFPPHKYGSSTATVGSKIFFIGGSRKPSSDLWILDTRTGNMTQGPSMSVPRKKYDAAVGVIDGKVYVIGGGVSNKRFHEEIQVEVFDPKSGTWELAGVENVRKTLRCGASVDRKVYMVESEETSVYNPRGCERERMVRIVNERLSSERGRKEALDDTVCRACVVEDVLFAFFVRSGVMWFNTKFNAWSSLVGPDGKKLFISRADAMSEYDDDGRLAVLYMLGENEVDETFTKSVGCMLVKLDRAGEKICGTIDWSGVVGAVPYWFSFLHCFTCL; encoded by the coding sequence ATGTCCGACGAGCCACCGAAAAAACACAGTACCCACCATCCTCCGCCGCCGCCGTCGCTTTCTTCACTGCCCCAAGAAATCGTATTGAGATGCTTGGCCTTTGTCCCAAGAAGCTATCGCCTAAGCCTCTCTTGGGTCTCAAAAGAACTAAGATCCCTCCTTCGCTCGCCTGAGCTCAACGGCTTGCGACCCGACAAGAACTCCCTATATGTATGTTTCCAAAACAAACACAACGATCCGACCACCGTCCACTGGTTTACTCTTCGTCCCAAGGAGGAAACAACAACAACGGAGTATGTGCTAGTTCCAAATCCAACACCCTTCCCTCCTCATAAGTACGGCTCCTCGACCGCCACAGTGGGGTCGAAGATCTTTTTCATCGGCGGCTCTAGAAAACCTTCCTCGGATCTATGGATCCTCGACACCCGAACTGGGAACATGACTCAGGGACCAAGCATGAGCGTGCCTCGAAAAAAGTACGACGCAGCTGTGGGAGTGATCGACGGGAAGGTATACGTGATCGGAGGCGGCGTCTCCAACAAAAGGTTTCACGAAGAGATCCAGGTGGAAGTCTTTGATCCAAAGTCTGGAACCTGGGAGCTGGCAGGGGTGGAGAACGTGCGCAAGACGTTACGGTGCGGCGCCTCGGTGGATCGGAAGGTTTACATGGTGGAGTCCGAGGAGACGAGTGTGTACAACCCGAGAGGATGCGAAAGGGAACGTATGGTTCGTATCGTAAACGAGAGACTCTCCTCGGAACGTGGAAGAAAGGAAGCTTTAGACGATACGGTGTGTCGCGCGTGCGTGGTGGAGGATGTTCTCTTTGCTTTCTTTGTTAGGAGCGGGGTTATGTGGTTTAATACAAAGTTTAATGCGTGGAGTAGTTTGGTCGGTCCCGATGGGAAGAAACTGTTTATCTCACGCGCGGATGCGATGTCGGAATATGACGACGACGGAAGGCTTGCGGTTTTGTACATGTTGGGTGAAAATGAAGTTGATGAGACCTTTACCAAGAGTGTTGGTTGTATGTTGGTTAAGCTGGATAGAGCTGGAGAAAAGATTTGTGGGACGATTGATTGGTCTGGTGTTGTGGGTGCAGTTCCGTATTGGTTTAGTTTTCTTCATTGTTTTACCTGTTTATGA
- the LOC106296309 gene encoding GDSL esterase/lipase EXL3, with the protein MKDNTSWYCFCFSRKLCLLSVLFLTETLVAIKLPPNLTFPALIAFGDSIVDTGNNNNVKTVVKCDFQPYGINFQGGVPTGRFCDGRVPPDLIAEELGIKSVVPAYLDPNLKTEDLLTGVSFASGGSGYDPLTPKLVAVISLEDQLKYFEEYIEKVKNIVGEERKGFILANSLFLLVAGSDDIANTYYVLRARPHYDVDSYTTLMVNSASDFVNKLYGYGVRRIAVFGAPPLGCVPSQRTVGGGLLRECAEYYNEAAKLFNSKISTKLDLMHKTLPGIKPAYINIYDPLLDIIQSPAKYGFGVSNKGCCGTGVIEVAVLCNKITSSVCPDVSSHVFWDSYHPTEKTYKVLVSLLISKFVNQFV; encoded by the exons ATGAAAGACAATACAAGCTGGTATTGTTTTTGCTTTTCACGGAAACTATGCTTGTTGTCCGTTCTCTTTCTCACTGAGACACTCGTCGCCATAAAGCTGCCGCCAAACTTGACGTTTCCAGCGCTAATAGCTTTCGGTGACTCCATTGTCGACACCGGAAATAATAACAATGTCAAAACCGTAGTTAAGTGCGATTTTCAGCCTTACGGTATCAATTTCCAAGGCGGCGTTCCCACCGGGAGATTTTGCGACGGACGAGTCCCTCCCGATTTGATTG CCGAAGAATTGGGAATAAAATCAGTTGTACCTGCATATCTCGATCCAAATTTAAAGACTGAAGATCTTTTAACCGGTGTATCATTTGCGTCGGGAGGTTCTGGTTACGATCCCTTAACACCCAAACTCGTG GCAGTAATTTCATTAGAAGATCAATTAAAATATTTCGAGGAGTACATAGAGAAAGTGAAGAATATAGTTGGGGAAGAAAGAAAAGGGTTCATATTAGCCAACAGCTTATTCTTATTGGTCGCAGGCAGCGACGACATAGCCAATACTTACTATGTTCTCCGTGCAAGACCTCACTACGACGTCGATTCGTACACTACTCTTATGGTCAACTCTGCCTCCGATTTTGTGAAC AAACTATACGGATATGGAGTGAGAAGAATCGCTGTGTTTGGTGCACCACCACTTGGTTGTGTACCATCACAGAGAACCGTAGGAGGAGGTCTTTTGAGAGAGTGTGCTGAGTATTACAACGAAGCAGCAAAGCTTTTTAATTCAAAGATCTCCACAAAATTGGATTTGATGCATAAAACTCTACCGGGTATCAAACCGGCCTACATTAATATCTATGACCCTCTTCTCGATATCATCCAGAGTCCTGCAAAATACG GATTTGGAGTGTCTAATAAAGGATGCTGTGGAACCGGAGTCATAGAAGTTGCTGTTCTGTGCAATAAAATCACATCTTCTGTATGCCCCGACGTGTCTAGCCATGTGTTTTGGGACAGTTATCATCCCACAGAGAAAACTTACAAAGTGTTAGTCTCACTGTTGATTAGCAAATTTGTTAATCAGTTTGTCTAA
- the LOC106298796 gene encoding uncharacterized protein LOC106298796, with the protein MIRAFFLLLVFFIIGTQVHAQLIPPSKPDGFVYPPGRRVDPDTILIEAFYDPVCPYSRDSWPPLKQALKHYGSRVSLLLHLLPLPYHDNAYVTSRALHIANTHNANATFSLLEGFFKHQAMFYGAQTQLLTRPEVVGRIVKLGTATLGNSYRHVLKSGFNDTKSERATRVSFKHSTSRGVYGTPTFYVNGFKLPDADTPSELGGWKKIIDSLIHPQKVQGS; encoded by the exons ATGATCAGAGCGTTTTTCCTCTTACTTGTCTTCTTCATCATCGGGACGCAAGTCCACGCGCAGCTAATTCCACCGTCGAAGCCCGATGGTTTCGTATACCCACCGGGTCGCCGTGTTGACCCGGATACAATACTAATCGAAGCGTTTTATGACCCGGTGTGCCCGTACAGTAGAGACTCTTGGCCGCCGCTAAAGCAAGCTCTTAAACACTATGGATCTCGCGTTTCCTTGCTCCTCCACCTACTTCCGTTACC GTACCATGACAATGCGTATGTAACTTCTCGTGCTTTACATATAGCGAACACTCACAACGCTAATGCTACCTTCAGTTTGCTGGAAGGGTTCTTTAAGCATCAG GCAATGTTCTACGGTGCGCAAACACAACTCCTGACTAGACCTGAAGTTGTGGGAAGAATTGTCAAGCTTGGAACAGCTACGTTGGGAAACTCATATCGACATGTTCTCAAATCCGGCTTCAACGACACAAAGTCGGAACGTGCAACCAGAGTTTCATTTAAG CATAGCACTTCAAGAGGTGTTTATGGAACACCAACCTTCTACGTGAATGGGTTCAAATTGCCGGATGCTGATACTCCCTCTGAACTTGGAGGATGGAAAAAAATTATTGATTCTCTGATTCATCCACAAAAGGTACAAGGTAGCTAG
- the LOC106300871 gene encoding 26S proteasome non-ATPase regulatory subunit 3 homolog B: MTTTTQDVEMKDNNQTPPQSIVSATPSTLQHLKEIAALIDTGSYTKEVRRVARAVRLTVGIRQKLTGSVVSSFLDFALGHGSEAHARLSSFVPKSDEHDMEVDTASSIPLAASKHVPVELEVYCYFIVLLFLIDQKKYNEAKACSSASIARLKSLNKRTIDVIASRLYFYYSLSYEMTGDLAEIRGTLLSLHHSATLRHDELGQETLLNLLLRNYLHYNLYDQAEKLRSKAPRFEAHSNQQFCRYLFYLGKIRTIQLEYTDAKESLLQAARKAPVAALGFRVQCNKWAILVRLLLGEIPERSIFMQKGMEKALRPYFELTNAVRIGDLELFRNVQEKFAKTFSEDRTHNLIVRLRHNVIRTGLRNISISYSRISLTDVAQKLRLNSANPVADAESIVAKAIRDGAIDATIDHKNGYMVSKETGDIYSTNEPQNAFNSRIAFCLNMHNEAVRALRFPPNTHREKESEEKRREMKQQEEELAKYMAEEDDDDF; this comes from the exons ATGACGACGACGACTCAAGACGTGGAGATGAAAGACAACAACCAAACCCCACCTCAATCCATCGTCTCCGCCACCCCCTCAACTCTCCAGC ATCTGAAGGAGATCGCAGCTCTGATCGATACCGGCTCCTACACCAAAGAAGTCCGCCGCGTCGCTCGCGCCGTGCGCCTCACCGTCGGGATACGGCAGAAGCTCACCGGCTCCGTCGTCTCTTCGTTCCTCGACTTCGCTTTGGGCCATGGATCTGAGGCCCACGCTCGTCTCTCTTCGTTCGTTCCCAAG AGTGATGAACATGACATGGAGGTTGATACTGCTTCGTCCATTCCCTTAGCTGCATCCAAGCACGTGCCTGTGGAGCTTGAGGTTTACTGCTACTTCATTGTTTTGCTTTTTCTGATTGATCAGAAGAAGTACAACGAG GCCAAAGCTTGCTCTTCAGCTAGCATCGCTCGTCTCAAGAGCTTGAACAAGAGAACCATTGATGTGATAGCTTCAAGATTGTATTTTTACTACTCTTTGAGTTATGAGATGACTGGTGATCTCGCTGAGATTCGTGG TACTCTTCTGTCTTTGCACCACTCTGCAACACTGCGTCATGATGAGTTGGGTCAG GAAACACTTCTGAATCTCTTGCTTCGCAACTACCTGCACTACAACCTTTATGACCAAGCTGAGAAGCTTAGATCTAAAGCTCCAAGATTTGAGGCACATTCCAACCAACAG TTCTGTAGGTACTTGTTTTATCTGGGTAAAATCCGCACGATCCAACTGGAGTACACTGATGCAAAAGAGAGCCTCCTCCAGGCTGCTAGAAAAGCACCTGTCGCTGCTCTAGGCTTCAGAGTCCAGTGCAACAAGTGGGCTATTCTGGTTCGTCTCCTCTTGGGTGAGATTCCAGAGCGATCCATCTTCATGCAGAAAGGAATGGAGAAGGCTCTTAGGCCATACTTCGAACTTACCAAT GCTGTGAGGATTGGTGACTTGGAGCTCTTCAGGAACGTTCAAGAGAAGTTTGCAAAGACATTCTCCGAGGACAGGACTCACAACCTTATTGTCAGGCTCCGACACAACGTGATCAGGACAGGACTGCGCAACATCAGCATCTCCTACTCGAGAATCTCTCTCACAGACGTCGCCCAGAAGCTAAGGCTGAACTCCGCAAACCCTGTCGCAGATGCAGAGAGCATAGTGGCTAAGGCCATAAGAGACGGAGCAATCGACGCGACCATCGACCACAAGAATGGTTACATGGTCTCGAAGGAAACAGGAGACATCTACTCCACCAACGAGCCGCAGAACGCGTTTAACTCGAGGATTGCCTTCTGTTTGAACATGCACAACGAAGCGGTGAGGGCGCTGAGGTTCCCGCCGAACACGCACAGGGAGAAAGAGAGCGAGGAGAAGAGGAGGGAGATGAAGCAGCAAGAAGAGGAGCTTGCTAAATACATGGCTGAGGAGGATGACGACGATTTCTAG
- the LOC106298155 gene encoding protein Simiate-like: protein MLFSFFTNSFTEEFKFQKHDRHLQLNTRSKTNLIPKKLKIEIFQSSLHQEEDEDELRKLLLSDIGELTLSPPSATQVNFVSYFITDFTKPGHDHYIYRHANGLCVVGLAPTHIAFKDQGGITNIDFNVGKSDRSVLKVSGKRKKNAMRSESNTALCKVSTAIDSYIVRCCVKGSLLEVNERLIKQPQLLNSSADREGYIAIIMPRPADWTKNKESLITLEEYKDKKQDGLLEPCLL from the exons ATGCTA TTTTCATTTTTCACGAACTCATTTACCGAAGAATTCAAGTTTCAGAAACATGATAGGCATTTGCAACTGAATACGAGATCTAAAACGAATCTAATACCAAAAAAACTGAAAATCGAGATATTTCAGTCGAGTTTACATCAAGAAGAAGACGAAGACGAATTGCGAAAGCTTCTGCTTTCAGATATAGGGGAGCTTACTCTTTCTCCTCCCTCAGCTACACAAGTCAACTTCGTTTCTTACTTCATCACAG ATTTTACTAAACCGGGTCATGATCACTACATCTACCGTCACGCCAATGG TTTGTGTGTGGTTGGATTAGCTCCTACTCATATAGCTTTTAAGGACCAAGGTGGGATCACTAACATTGATTTCAATGTCGGTAAGTCTGATCGTAGCGTCTTGAAAGTCTCTGGCAAGCGTAAAAAG AATGCTATGCGGTCTGAATCGAATACAGCATTGTGCAAAGTCTCCACTGCTATTGATTCTTATATTGTCAG GTGTTGCGTTAAAGGTTCTCTCTTGGAGGTGAACGAGAGATTAATCAAGCAACCTCAGCTTCTTAATTCATCG GCTGATCGAGAAGGATATATTGCGATAATCATGCCAAGACCTGCAGATTGGACCAAAAACAAGGAATCACTGATCACCTTGGAGGAGTATAAAGACAAGAAACAAGACGGTTTACTAGAACCGTGTCTACTCTGA
- the LOC106299359 gene encoding uncharacterized protein LOC106299359: protein MPKRQKKKGERGSCSVQTARLSTKGNFRKTDRSHPANREITQQWDIHDDDFYEQMRGVEICPSRFAHRDTTDALGITEDIEALFAKIGLGYIFDLHCDCYADLTRQFLASARLYHPDEDNPVADKAMFSFIVNRQFHSMTIFQLCDVFGFEKGRQSCVPDFPEHNDFWKFINSGNFISREAKQARIRSNLI from the coding sequence ATGCCTAAGAGACAAAAGAAGAAGGGTGAGCGTGGGAGTTGCTCGGTACAGACTGCTAGGCTCAGCACAAAGGGCAATTTCAGAAAGACGGATAGGTCTCATCCTGCGAATCGAGAGATAACCCAGCAGTGGGATATACATGATGATGATTTCTACGAGCAGATGAGGGGAGTGGAAATATGTCCGTCGCGCTTCGCTCACAGAGACACTACAGATGCATTGGGGATAACCGAGGATATTGAAGCCTTGTTCGCGAAGATTGGCCTGGGATACATCTTCGATCTTCACTGTGATTGCTATGCTGATTTGACCAGGCAGTTCCTCGCATCAGCCCGCCTCTACCATCCTGACGAGGACAACCCGGTAGCTGATAAGGCGATGTTCTCCTTCATTGTGAACAGGCAGTTCCACTCCATGACCATCTTTCAGCTGTGCGACGTCTTTGGGTTCGAGAAAGGACGTCAATCTTGTGTTCCTGACTTCCCGGAACACAATGATTTCTGGAAATTCATCAATTCAGGAAACTTCATCTCTAGAGAGGCCAAGCAAGCTAGAATTCGTTCAAACTTGATTTAA
- the LOC106301014 gene encoding V-type proton ATPase subunit B1 yields MGANDIDMEEGTLEIGMEYRTVSGVAGPLVILDKVKGPKYQEIVNIRLGDGSTRRGQVLEVDGEKAVVQVFEGTSGIDNKFTTVQFTGEVLKTPVSLDMLGRIFNGSGKPIDNGPPILPEAYLDISGSSINPSERTYPEEMIQTGISTIDVMNSIARGQKIPLFSAAGLPHNEIAAQICRQAGLVKRLEKTADLLEDHGEDNFAIVFAAMGVNMETAQFFKRDFEENGSMERVTLFLNLANDPTIERIITPRIALTTAEYLAYECGKHVLVILTDMSSYADALREVSAAREEVPGRRGYPGYMYTDLATIYERAGRIEGRKGSITQIPILTMPNDDITHPTPDLTGYITEGQIYIDRQLHNRQIYPPINVLPSLSRLMKSAIGEGMTRKDHSDVSNQLYANYAIGKDVQAMKAVVGEEALSSEDLLYLEFLDKFERKFVMQGAYDTRNIFQSLDLAWTLLRIFPRELLHRIPAKTLDQFYSRDSTTTT; encoded by the exons ATGGGAGCGAATGATATCGACATGGAAGAAGGAACTCTAGAGATCGGCATGG AGTATAGAACTGTTTCTGGCGTTGCTGGACCATTGGTCATTCTTGACAAAGTGAAG GGTCCAAAGTACCAGGAGATTGTTAATATCCGTTTAGGTGATGGATCAACGAGACGTGGTCAAGTTCTGGAAGTCGACGGGGAGAAAGCTGTTGTGCAG GTTTTTGAAGGAACGTCTGGAATCGACAACAAGTTTACAACCGTACAATTCACAGGAGAG GTTTTGAAAACACCTGTGTCCTTGGACATGCTTGGGCGTATTTTTAATGGTTCTGGAAAGCCGATTGATAATGGCCCTCCTATTTTGCCAGAGGCGTACCTTGATATTTCAG GGAGTTCAATCAACCCCAGTGAAAGGACCTATCCCGAGGAGATGATACAGACGGGGATCTCGACCATTGATGTCATGAACTCCATTGCTCGTGGACAGAAGATTCCTCTTTTCTCTGCTGCTGGTCTCCCTCATAATGAAATCGCTGCTCAGATTTGTCGTCAAGCTGGTCTTGTCAAGCGTTTGGAGAAGACTGCTGATCTACTCGAG GATCATGGAGAGGACAATTTTGCGATTGTGTTTGCAGCTATGGGTGTGAACATGGAGACGGCTCAGTTCTTCAAACGAGATTTTGAAGAAAATGGATCAATGGAGAGAGTTACCCTTTTCTTGAATCTG GCCAATGATCCGACCATAGAGAGAATCATCACTCCTAGAATTGCACTCACAACAGCAGAATACCTGGCTTATGAATGTGGGAAACACGTCCTTGTTATATTGACTGATATGAGTTCTTATGCTGATGCTCTTCGTGAG GTTTCCGCTGCAAGAGAAGAAGTCCCTGGAAGACGTGGATATCCAGGTTATATGTACACTGATCTTGCAACTATCTATGAACGTGCTGGGCGTATTGAAGGAAGAAAAGGTTCCATCACCCAAATCCCTATCCTTACTATGCCCAACGACG ACATCACACATCCAACTCCGGATCTTACTGGTTACATCACCGAAGGTCAGATATACATCGATAGGCAACTTCACAACAGACAG ATATATCCACCCATCAATGTGCTTCCATCTCTTTCTCGGCTAATGAAG AGTGCTATTGGTGAGGGCATGACTCGGAAAGACCATTCGGATGTGTCGAACCAGCTATACGCAAACTATGCTATCGGGAAAGATGTGCAAGCCATGAAAGCTGTTGTTGGAGAGGAAGCACTTTCTTCAGAGGATCTGCTTTACCTAGAGTTTTTGGATAAGTTCGAGAGGAAGTTTGTGATGCAAGGAGCTTATGACACTCGAAACATCTTCCAGTCGCTGGACTTGGCTTGGACATTGCTACGTATCTTCCCGCGCGAGCTACTTCACCGTATCCCTGCAAAGACACTTGACCAATTCTACAGCCGCGACTCAACAACAACGACCTAA